The DNA sequence aagctGGGAGGCTGAAccccaattctaacccggattttcacaggTCAAGTAAGTTTAATGGAGAGAAAATGCCTCAGGATTATCAAGGATGCCCCAGGTTGAGTGTTTCCTTTTTGACTGTGCTGTCCTGTTACCTGTGAACTCTGGGAAGCAGATAGTGAGGGCTGACTTCTTGATCTTTTCCTCAAACAGATCCTTCTTGTTGAGGAAGAGGATGATGGAGGTGTCAGTGAACCACTTGTTGTTGCAGATGGAGTCGAACAGCTTCATACTCTCCATCATACGGTTCTGGGGAGACATTATCACCACATCAATCAAAATACTTCTGGAAAATTCTTCCACACAAATTTGTACTCGCATtaaacatacacacagttaACTGTCTTTATCATGGAGACACTGGTACATAGGTTAACATATAGGAGTCTGATTGTCAggattttttttgttattttcagcTCTCAAAAGTTAAATCAGAATAGTGACCTGTATACTATTTGGATCGCTATACCTATTACAAGTTTAATGCTCTGCACATGagtgtgtgtatggttttacccagcttttagcaatatcacagcaacttgtttaatgggcattctagaattCTAGATGTTTCACGCCATCATTTCATGTGCAGAGGGGATGGTGGAGAAACCTTTCCgttaaagttaaagttaaagttTATTAggttgagcgacgtttcgatgtagattcttacatcgttttcacATATAGATTGAAAAccatgtaagaatctacataatcaacattgtaaacaagaagttgtaatccattgAGCTGTATGTTCCATTTTttaatatcacagcaatatcatgctacaagacaccagaatgggcttcacacattgatctcatatggggaatcgatcccaggtctttggtgtgacaagctaacactttaacggAAGGGTTACTCCACCATCCCCTCTGCACATGAAATGACGGTGTGAAACATCTGACTACTTGATGCCTTATAATGTCTGCTGTTGGTGTTCAGACCACTCACCATCTCCTGATCCTCGGCTAAAGTGAGGTCGTACTCGCTCATGGCTACAATGAAGATAATGGCAGTCACACCTTCAAAACAGTGGATCCACTTTTTCCTCTCAGACCGTTGACCACCAACATCAAACATTCTGTAACAACATACGGAAACAGCTCAGCAAACAAATTCACAGATGTAAGTCCATccattaacgtcacatcagcagtaTTTCGGGCATACAGTGGAGAGTGATACTACATGAGACATATGCAAGACCTAAACATCAATGATAAGATTATAGAACACTTCAATTGGTTATGATTGAAAAACTGACTCAAATACGACAATGTGGCTTGTATCAACTTCCTTAAACACCAACAGATTTTATCAGCTGACAGTCTTTAAGACACATGACATTTctcaattatctccctttgaccacATACAAACTGCAATTTACATTACTACAAGAGAGTTCCATTGTCATAGGGAAAAAAGATCTCTGAATTCTGAAACAGGTAAGTTAGAAATAACGTAATCATAATACTTCTGTTGGCTTAAAAAAGCATCAGCAATTTACATTACAACATAGTGTCTTCAGTTTTCTTCCACTCACTTGAAATGCAAATctttaaatgtgaaatgtgtctCTACAATGCCAGTTGTCTTGACTCTTGTTCTCAGCACATCCTGCTCAGTGGGAATGTAGCCAGGGTTGGAGATGCGGTCCAGGGCATTCAGGTAGCTGAAACACATGATGTCAGTATTAGGTATGTTATTAATGAGTGACTGTGAATATGGGTATACAtcttttcacaatattccagcaaagtcCTGTCcagaaacatcagaaatgggcttcacatattgtatccatgtggggaactgaacatgGGTGTTCAGTttaagcaaatgctttaacaactGGGCTACCCCTCTGTCCCATGTTAACAGAAAGCCAACAGTAACTAAATAATTAATGCTAAATAAGTGAGCTTtcaaataaacaagagtcatctcaagactaagtctgaattgtttccatggtaatcatgaaaaatataaatgccatatatctgtaatcagcaaaaggtaccacttcaagatctgtctcatatatctgccaagatctgctgaaagatatcaaatggtttttgagttgtgctccgggaacgaagcccatccctccaatttgagactaagtccaaaacgttttcatggaagccgagaaaataagaaatcccaaaaacctgtaaatagcaaaaggcaccactttggggtttgCCACATATATCTGCCATGTTTTACTGACAGAGGTTAAGAAGTTTTTAAGTTCtgttccagaaatgaagcccatccctccattttgagactaagtccgaaatgtttccatggaaaccgagaaaataataaatcacaaaatcctgcaaatagcaaaaggcacaaccaggCAGGTGTCTAAGTATTGAAATTAATGATATGAAAGAGTTCCCTCCCTTTGGTCAACTCATCAATCACTTACAGTCCTACCAATTTCTTCTGACACTTTTAACTCAAATATTCAACACACTTTAATTAAATTTGCATGAGGTGTTCTTAAAACATTCCCATGTATTCGTCTCTGGATTTAAATTGCCTTCAGCAAACGTATCTGATGTTGATGATATTGACATCCATTACTTACTATTCAGCTGAGTCATTGAGCTGGTACTCTCGAGATCGGCTGAAGCACTCTTGTACACCGAGGTCCTTCCAGAGGCGCTTCATCAGCGTGGCAACCTCTGCAGACAGCTCCCCCTCATCAGCATTTCCAGACAGCGAGAAGAACTGACGAGCATCGtcctggaaacaaaacacaaacgcAATTAATACATTTTTCCAAAATTCACGTTTCACAAAAATACTCTTCAAAACAGGTAGGGGAGCCTGAACTTTTGATATGAAGTGTAAATGTTATTAAacttttaaaagacagacacgTTATGAATGCACCACTATATCTCTTtatcaccacccctaaacacaatgcTTGGGATGCACATGCACAAGGCTCTAGCATGGGGTGTCATTTTTGcttttgacggttttcaagaaggaTTATAAATCACTGTAGGCCATGAATTTTGAccatcatcttgcatcacacagttgttagtGTTGTAATTAGTCgggttttcatttgaaattgtaaCTTGTACACATCCAAATTTCTCATAATCCACTAATCACCTCTCAAGAGCaattactgtacaaacaactaTGACCATAAGGAAGTGTAAGtagtgatgcactctcaaaacatgcaTTATTACCATATCACCATTTATTGATTCTGACATATCGTAAATTATAAATGAACTCCCTCTACTATTTGTAAGAGTTAACATAAGTCTTGTTGTTTTATTGTaaacccagtgattgatattgtgaaagaTGATCAGCGAGTTTGGGAATGATGACACTCAATCATTCTCTCAAGTCTGACAATGCACCACTTCCAACCAGAAGGTTGCCGGGGTGAAATTCTATCCCAGAATCCGCTTGGGCCTAACTATGAAGAACTGAAACATAacacattctgtcatgaatgtCATTTGCCAAGTGGTTTGTGTGATTTTACAAAAATTATACTTTTATTCTCTCTCCCCATGGACAACTGTAACAGTTATATCCCAGCAAACAGTAGGTAGCTGAGCTCGGGCAACTAGATCAGTGGCTTGTAGTAGAGCAACAACATGAAACGGTTTGCCAAGTTTTACAAAACTTACACATTCATCATTTGTCCCTACGGAGCAGTCGTTCAGTTATATCCCAGCAACAGTAAGCATTGGATTCCTTAAGACAGATCAATGGCTTACAGTAGAACACAGAGCTTGTGAAGGCATGAAACTCAAATCCCATTCTGCCCAAACTTGATGCTAAAACTCAGCAATTTAAGTCTTGAAATACCCCACAAATAGAAGGGATTAGAACTGTACAGAGtagagtgagtgaacgagtatggttttatatcgctactagcaatattccaggaattgtcgggggacaccagaaatgggctccacacattgtacccaagggggtaatcgaacctgggtcttcaacaAGACAAGTCAACGGTTAAACCACACGGCTAACCCACCCCCCCTTACATCATACAACACAGATGGGTGCCATTTCACAAAGTTAGTGCCACGCTACAACTGTCGTAAATCATATACCATAACACTggcttacgacaatcatagcaTTATGATTGCTCTATGAATTAGGGTCCAGGACTCTTCAGTTTAGGATTTCCATGCAAAGAAAGTGTATTTCCAAATATTAATTcgcatatttatgttttatctaTGCCTGCTCTTTGGACCCAAGTTTGCCATCGATGTCAGTACAAATTCCCCTACAGGAATTACAAAGTAGTTTTAGTAGTAACCAAGGATAATATGTTTTGATGCTGTGGTGGTCACATGCACTTCTAAGTTCTATAACATTGCCAACATAGAGGAAATGGTACAGGCTTTATTGATATTGCACTGTATGAATCATTGCATTCCTCCTGTCATGAGGAAAATTGTGTCCCCATTCCTTTCTGTATTTGTTTATTCGTTTATTCCTCTGGGTCAGGCAACTTATGTCCTTCTTTACTAAGGAACACAGTTCACACAGTTGCACGGCTAAATCAGTCAAGGTTCCCCTTGATAATCTGGCATGTCTCGATGTATGTCTCTCATCTAAACAAATGCTCACTCCATGTGGAATACATTGTGTCTGGACTATTGTGATGCATGTATGATATAGTGTCatgttttaaacaaatattgGCATGACTCAACAATCGTGACATTTCTTGTCCAACGAGTTGTGATACACATACTGTTGTGACATATATTTGTACCACAATTCAGGTATGAACTTACAAATCATATCTTGATTCACATATATCATGCATCATGATATACACATCATACTGTGAATCAAGTTGTGGAATAAACATCATATCAGTGCCCGAGAGAAATGTGAGGAAACAATACAGCCAACTTATCTGGCCAGACATATACTTTCTTCAATCGCCAAGGCAACTGGAAAGACCAAGGCAACTGAAAACAATCAAAGTAATAATTTTGCTTTTAGGAAAGATATTTGTTACATTTCACATGACAACTCTTGGTTGATGTGAATGCCATGATCGTAGTGAGACAAAGTAGATTTCCATTTGTGTTTTCGTTTAACACCACACACTACAAttctatctgtaaataaacaagtctgaacaagacaatccagtgacggaCATCATACATTTGGAATACGattacatgcatcaaccaagtcagcaagtctgagcATTAATACCATCAGtcacatgggttgctgaagaccaatcatAACTCAGATCTTTGTGCGCCAGTTATAATTTAGGGGTCCCTGAATGAAAAACTGTAGAAAGTCTCATGTCCTCTCAGAGACACCTTCATTACACTTGACAAAAATCCAGTGTTGAgtgtcttttgctgttcagtatattatcagAACAAGTATATTTCT is a window from the Haliotis asinina isolate JCU_RB_2024 chromosome 9, JCU_Hal_asi_v2, whole genome shotgun sequence genome containing:
- the LOC137295544 gene encoding guanine nucleotide-binding protein G(i) subunit alpha, with protein sequence MGCVTSQEDKAAIERSKMIDKTLRADGEKAAREVKLLLLGAGESGKSTIVKQMKIIHEKGYSQEECLQYKPVVYSNTIQSMIAIIRAMGQLKIDFGHPDRADDARQFFSLSGNADEGELSAEVATLMKRLWKDLGVQECFSRSREYQLNDSAEYYLNALDRISNPGYIPTEQDVLRTRVKTTGIVETHFTFKDLHFKMFDVGGQRSERKKWIHCFEGVTAIIFIVAMSEYDLTLAEDQEMNRMMESMKLFDSICNNKWFTDTSIILFLNKKDLFEEKIKKSALTICFPEFTGSNTYEEAAAYIQLQFENLNKRKDTKEIYTHFTCATDTNNVQFVFDAVTDVIIKNNLKDCGLF